The genomic region ATCTGTTCCACCAGCTCTACCGGCCGCTCCTCTTTCCGATCTGGAGGGTCCCGTCGCCATACCGGGCGCCGTGGGATCGCTCCAGACGGCTTGATCCGCTGAAACGATTGGAGTCTCTTCTGAAGCGACACCACGATCAGGTGGCCGGCCTGATCGTAGAGCCGCTGATGCAGGCCGCGGCCGGGATGCTGCCCTCACCGCCGGGCTTCCTCAAAGCCGTGCGATCGCTCTGCTCGCAGTACGACGTTCTCCTGATCCTGGATGAGGTCGCCACCGGCTTTGGCCGAACCGGGACGATGTTTGCCTGTGAGCAGGAGGGGGTGGCGCCCGACCTACTCTGCCTGGCGAAAGGGCTTACCGGCGGCTACTTGCCACTGGCCGCGACGCTGGCGACACAGCAGATCTTTGACGGCTTCTGCGCCCCATATGAGGAGAAGAAGGCCTTCTTTCATGGGCATAGCTACACCGCCAACCCGCTGGCCTGCGCCGCCGCCCTCGCGAACCTCCAGTGTTTTCAGCGAGAGCAGACCTTGAGGCGCCTGCAGCCCAAGATCGCCTTGCTCCGTCGAGAACTTGAGGCGCTCCGGTCGCTGCCTCACGTGGGCGACATCCGACAGGTGGGGTTTATGGTTGGGATTGAGATGATGCGTGACCCGGCCCGGGGGGAGCCATACCCATACGAGGCCAAGACCGGGATTCGGACGATCCTGGAGGCGCGACGACGGGGGCTGATCATCCGGCCGCTGGGCGATGTCATCGTCCTGATGCCGCCCCTCTCGATCTCTCAGAGGGACATTGTCAGGATGGTTCGAATTGTCGGCGACTCTATCACCGCTGCAACGGAGTAATATCCCATGTGCCTGCGACGCGCCCATGGGGATGAAAGCTTGCCTTCCGCACCCCCTCCCCAACCCTCCCCCCTCGGAGGGGGAGGGGACAGGTGGGGGGGACTTTCTGGCCGATGAAAGCCGAGAGACGCACAGGTCTGTTTGTCGCCGGGACCGATACCGGCGTTGGGAAGACGCTGATCACGGCCGGGCTGAGCCATGCCCTGCGGATCCTGGGGATTGATGTTGGGGTGATGAAGCCGGTCGAGACCGGCTGCCCCACCAAGGCTGGGAGGCTGCGACCGCTGGACGCCTTGACACTTCGTGAGGCCGCAGGATCGCGGGACGCCATCGATCTGATCAATCCATATCGTTTTCATGAGCCCCTTGCTCCGATGGTCGCGGCCGAGCGGTCCGGGCGATACATCGATGTCGGGCGACTGGAGGAGCGGTTTACTCGTTTGGCCGATCGGCATTCGGTGGTCCTGGTCGAAGGCGCCGGCGGCCTGCTGGCTCCCATCACCGAAGAGACATCGTGTCTCGACCTCGCTGTCAGACTTCAGCTACCCCTACTCGTCGTGATCGGGTCCAGGCTCGGCGCGCTAAACCATGCCAGACTTACTGTTGAGGCCGCGCTCCATGTCCGCATCCCGGTGGCAGGAGTATTCCTGAACCATTTTCACGTGGATCGTTCAGCCGCTCGGACGACAAATCTTTCGGCTCTCCGCCGGCTCTTACCCGTACCACTTCTCGGAGAGATCCCGCATCTCTCCAGCAAGAAGGGTCAGGCTCTCTGGTGCCATCCCATCCTTCAGCGACTTCTGGCGCGATCCCTTCGACAGATTCTTCCGGAGACCATCGCTCGGGGTGAGACATGATGATCAAGCTGAGACCCGCGATACTCATGCTGTCGCTCCTGACCTTGTTGCTGACCTCCTGCGCCACCCCAAGGCAGGGACCGCGGCCATGGGAAGAGCTGTCGGGCGAGAGAGGTCTGGCATCCTGGTACGGTCGTCCGTACCATGGTCGGCGTACCAGTAATGGCGAGGTCTATGATATGTATCAGCTATCGGCGGCTCACCGCGAGATCCCGCTCGGCAGTTGGGTGGAGGTAATCAATCTCAACAATGACCGGTCCCTCACCGTGAGGATCAACGATCGGGGGCCGTTCGTGGATGGGCGAATCATCGATCTCTCATACGCTGCAGCCTCATTGCTGGAGGTAACGGGTCCTGGTGTGGTACCGGTCAGGGTTCGACTTACCCAAACGCCGCAGGGGGACGTGGGCCCTGGGAGGTATTCGGTGCAGGTGAGCTCATTTACAGTAGAATCGAACGCCCTCGCGCTGAAGGCGGAGCTAGAGCAGAAGATTTCAGGTGTTCGCATGGTGAAAGCTCTGGTAGGTGGAGAGGCGTACTATCGAATCCGGGTCGGGCACTTCACCTCCCGCGCCGAGGCCCAGACGACGGCGGAGCGGCTTGCTTCACTGGGCCATCGGGTCCTGATAATGGGTTCTGAAGACCGCCCCTGAGGCGCTGCCTGCACGTCTCGGTCACCGACGCGGAAGTCCGGGGCGTTCGCTTGCTGAACACCTCCAAGATCACGATGGCAGCCAATTCTCATAACAGCAAGCAGTGAAGTAAGGCCTGAAGTACCTTGACACCTGTCACCCACGCTTCCTATAATCGGACCAATTCGACAGGAGGTTAGATGAGCGAAGAACATTCGTTAGTAGGCGAGCGGATGCGGAAGCTGGCGGAGCTTGAAGCGGCCGGCGTTGACCCGTATCCAGCCCGGTTCAGTGCCACGCATCTCGCGGCCGATCTGCACCGGGAGTATGCGGGTCTCTCTGAAGAGGGGGACGCGGGGGCTCCTCAGGTGTCGATCGCCGGGCGCCTGATGTCCGTACGGGGTCACGGGAAGGCGACATTCGCTCACCTCCAGGACGGTTCCGGGAGGATTCAGATCTACATCGTACGGGATACCGTCGGTCTCGAGGCATACGACCTCTGCAAGAAGCTGGATGTTGGCGACTACCTGGGGGTGGAAGGCCAGCTCTTCCGGACGCGGACAGGAGAGCTCACGGTGCGAGCCATGACGGTTCAGCTCCTGTCGAAGTCGTTGCGACCGCTGCCGGAAAAGTGGCATGGACTGACTGACGTGGAGACCCGTTTCCGTCAGCGCTATCTGGATCTCATCGTGAACCGCCAGGTCGCGGACGCCTTCAGGACGCGTAGCCGCTTGATCACGGAGATCCGCCGCTTCCTTGAATCGAGGAGGTTCCTGGAAGTCGAGACCCCCATGATGCAGGCGATGGCAGGTGGCGCCATGGCGCGCCCCTTTGTCACACACCACAACGCCCTCGACCTCACGCTGTATCTGAGAATTGCCCCCGAGCTCTATCTGAAGCGGCTCGTAGTGGGAGGGTTCGACCGGGTCTTCGAGATCAACAGGAGCTTTCGAAATGAGGGGATCTCCACCCAGCATAACCCTGAGTTCACAATGCTGGAGTTCTACCAGGCGTATGCCGATTACCGGGATTTGATGGTGATGACGGAAGAGCTGTTTGCTCATCTGGCCAAGGAGATCACGGGAGGCCAGGAGGTGATCTATCAGGGGCAGCGGATATCCTTCGCTCCGCCATGGCCGAAGCTTACGCTGGAGGAGGCCCTTGTCGAGCTGGCTGGACTTGATGCAGAGGTCCTCGCAACGGAAGACGGCGTGAGCGCGACGGCCAGACGCCATGGGGTGGGCATCTCACCGGGTTGGGGCAGGGGGAAGGTGCTGGCGGAGCTGTTCGACGCCCTGGTGGAGCCGAAACTCTTACAGCCCACGTTCATCATCGATTTTCCCACCGAACTCTCCCCCTTGGCCAAAGCGAAACAAGGGGATCCGACGACGGTTCAGCGGTTTGAGCTGTTCGTTGGCGGGATGGAGATCGCCAATGCCTACTCTGAGCTGAATGATCCGCGTGAGCAGCGCGCCCGTTTTCTTGACCAGTTACGGCAGCGGGATCAAGGCGATCTGGAGGCCCATGGCCTGGATGAGGATTATCTGCGTGCATTGGAGTACGGGATGCCTCCGACGGCTGGTGAAGGGATCGGTATCGATCGGCTGGCTATGCTCTTCACCGACTCCGCCTCCATTCGTGATGTCATCCTCTTTCCTCTTCTGAAACCCGCCCAAGGCGAACCCTGTCCTGAGTCCTGTCGAAGGGAAGACGGTACCGATGCCGTTTGAACTGTTCGTGGGGCTTCGGTATCTGAAGGCGAGGCGAGGGCATGCTTTCATCTCCCTGATCACGCTGATCTCTATCGGTGGCGTTGCCCTTGGCGTTATGGCGCTCATTGTCGTTCTGGCGGTGATGAGCGGGTTTGAGCGTGACCTTCGAAGTAAGATCCTCGGGACCAATGCCCACCTCTGGATCATACGTCATGGGGATCGAGGGGTGGAGGAGCCGGCTCAGACGCTTGTGCGGGTTCGCGATGTTCCGCACGTGGTGGCTGTTTCTCCCTTCACCTACCACCAGGTGATGCTGAGCACGGGTCGAGGGGCGGGCGGGGCGGTCCTTCGTGGCATCGATCTCGACTCCGCGCAGGAGGTCACGGCGCTGACCAGGAGCTTTACCGAGGTCGATCCGGTACGCCTGAAAGGACCAACTGAGGGAAGCGGATGGCGTCTTGACCCCGAGGGGATCATCATCGGGCGCGCCCTGGCAACGAATCTCGGAGTGGGTCTCGGCGGGCGGGTGAATGTTATTTCCCCCTTCGGAAATGTACTGACCCCATTCGGGCTTGCGCCGCGCATGCGAGGTTTTACCGTGGCCGGGATCTTCGAGATGGGAATGTATGAATACGACAGCGCCCTCGCCTATATTACTATTGCGACGGCTCAGCAGTTCTTCCAGATGGGACAATCAGTGACAGGGATCGAGGTAAAGGTGGACGATCTGTACAAGGCAAAGGAGGTGGGGGCGGAGATTCAGCGACGACTTGGGTTCCCGTACGTCGCGCGGGACTGGATGCAGTTGCATCGTAATCTCTTTGCTGCGCTGAAGCTGGAAAAGATCGCCATGTTTATCATCCTGACGATGATCGTTCTGGTGGCCGCCTTTAACATCGTGAGCACCCTGACCATGAAGGTGATGGATAAGGGGGCGGAGATTGGCATCTTGAAGTCGATTGGCGCTACCTCCAGGAGCATCATGGCGATCTTCATGGTGGAGGGATTGGTGATTGGACTTGTCGGTACCCTGTTGGGGACTGCGGGGGGCGCCATTATCTGTAAGCTGCAGGAGACCTATAAAATCGTCAGTCTCCAGGGCGATGTCTATCTGCTGGATTCCCTCCCGATCTTAATGAAAGGGACCGACATGGTCTTGATCGCCTCCTCGACGCTGGTCCTGAGCTTTCTCGCGACGCTCTATCCTTCCTGGCGGGCGGCCAAGCTTGACCCAGTCGTCGCGATCCGCTATGAGTGAGTTTATCAGAGCAGATGGCGTCTACAAGTCGTTTCAGATCGACGGTGGACCAGTTGAGGTTCTGAAGGGTGTTGACCTCAGTATTGAAAAGGGAGAATTCATTGCAATCGTGGGACCTTCAGGAGCCGGCAAGAGCACGCTCCTGCATCTGCTAGGCGCCCTGGATCGCCCAACCGAAGGTGAGATTTTCTGTGAGAATGTCAGTCTTGGGCAGATGGACAATGGGCAACTGGCCGACTTTCGCAACCGGACTGTCGGCTTTATCTTTCAGTTCCACCATCTACTTCCAGAGTTCACCGCACTGGAGAATGTCATGATGCCGCTCTTAGTGGCGCGCCGGAAGCGGTCACAGGCACGGGAGATCGCCGCGTCTCTGCTGAGGGATGTGGGGCTCGAGTCCAGACTCTTGCATCGTCCCTCTGAACTTTCCGGCGGAGAGCAGCAACGAGTCGCTATCGCCAGGGCCCTTGGCGCCGGACCCAAGATCATCCTCGCAGACGAACCGACCGGAAACCTGGATACCAAGACAGGAGATGCGACCTTTGAGCTGCTCCATTGGCTGAATCGAGAACGTGGCCTCACCTTTGTCATGGTGACGCACAATGAGAAGTTAGCCCATCGATCGGATCGGATCGTGACAATATTGGATGGTAGAATTGTAGAGGAGCCCGTCCGTCAAGCCCCCGCCAACCATTCGATGATCTCAGGGTAAACGAGAGTTTGCGGGACAGGCCCAGAGAGGGCTTGAAATTCTGAAAGGATCGGCTATACTGAAAATGCTGGTGGTTCCAGGGTACTGAAGAGAGGGGAGCGAGGAGATGTTCGAGCGATTTACAGAGCGAGCCCGCAAGGTGATTATCCTGGCCCGGGAGGAGGCGATCCGCCTCGGACACAACTTCGTCGGTACTGAGCACCTGTTGCTTGGACTGATCCGCGAGGGCGACGGACTCGCGGTCGCGATCCTCAAGAAGCTGAACGTGAATATCTCCGCGGTGAAGGGAGAGATCGAGAAGATCGTCTCAGCCGGCTCAGAATTCAGCCCCGCCGGCGAGATCCCCTTTACCCCGCAGGCGAAGAAGGTCCTGGAATATGCTATCTCTGAAGCGAGATCGCTTGGACACAACTATATCGGGACAGAGCATCTGCTGCTCGGACTGATCCGCGAGGGCGAAGGGATCGCCTCCCTGGTCCTGAGGGACTTCGGCGTCAGCGTAGCCTCTGCGAAGGCGCAGGCCCAGGAGCTACTGGGCGAGCAAGCCTCGAAGCCCACGTCGTCGACCAGGACACCTGCGCTGGATGAGTTCGGTGTAGACCTGACCGCGATGGCGCGCCAAGACCGGCTGGATCCCGTCATCGGCCGTGAGACGGAGATCGAGCGGGTCATCCAGATTCTCTCGCGCCGGACAAAGAACAATCCGGTCCTGATCGGGGAGGCCGGCGTGGGAAAGACCGCCATCGTGGAAGGGCTTGCGCAACGTATTGTGGCCAGTAACGTGCCGGAGACCCTGCTTCGGAAGCGGGTCGTCCAACTCGACCTCGCCGGCATGGTGGCCGGGACGAAGTATCGCGGTCAATTCGAGGAGCGGCTGAAGGCCGTCGTCAGGGAGATTCAGACGACGCAGAGCATCATCCTGTTCATCGATGAGTTGCACACGTTGGTGGGCGCCGGCGCCGCAGAGGGCGCGATCGACGCAGCCAGTATGTTGAAGCCGGCGCTTGCGCGCGGGGAGCTGCAGTGCATCGGTGCGACCACCCTCGACGAGTTTCGCCGCCACATTGAGAAGGATCGAGCATTGGAGCGACGGTTTCAGGCAGTCCAGGTCGGGCCGCCGAGCGTGGAGGAAACGATTCTGATCCTCCGGGAGATTAAGGATCGCTATGAGGCGCATCACTGCGCGGTCATCACTGACGAGGCCGTGACGGCTGCTGCGCGTCTGTCCCAGCGCTACATTGCCGACCGCTTTTTGCCTGATAAGGCTATTGATGTCATTGACGAGGCCGGCTCACGAGCGCGGCTGAAAACCCTGATGCTGCCACAGGATCTCCGCGAGATGGAGAACGAAGTCGAACGCCTCCGAGCCCAGAAGGAAGACGCTATCCGGACCCAGGCCTTTGAGGTTGCGGCCAGGCTCCGAGATTCGGAGCGCAAGCTCCGGACCGAGCTAGAAGAGAAAAAGGCTCACTGGAAGGAGTCCAGGGCGAAGAAAGAGACTGTTGTGACGGCCGAGGAGGTTGCCTATATCGTCTCCAAGTGGACAGGCATTCCGCTGTACCAGATCGAGGAA from Candidatus Methylomirabilis limnetica harbors:
- the bioA gene encoding adenosylmethionine--8-amino-7-oxononanoate transaminase, which encodes MASRSHRLRQDDKRYVWHPFTQMQSWLHECHPIIEHGKGSTLIDVDGRRYLDGISSLWVTVHGHRKGAIDRAIRAQLGKIAHTTFLGLSHPLAIELAKALVRITPQGLAKVFYSDNGSTAVEIALKMAFQYWQQRGGAFARKRRFIALEEAYHGDTLGAVSVGGIDLFHQLYRPLLFPIWRVPSPYRAPWDRSRRLDPLKRLESLLKRHHDQVAGLIVEPLMQAAAGMLPSPPGFLKAVRSLCSQYDVLLILDEVATGFGRTGTMFACEQEGVAPDLLCLAKGLTGGYLPLAATLATQQIFDGFCAPYEEKKAFFHGHSYTANPLACAAALANLQCFQREQTLRRLQPKIALLRRELEALRSLPHVGDIRQVGFMVGIEMMRDPARGEPYPYEAKTGIRTILEARRRGLIIRPLGDVIVLMPPLSISQRDIVRMVRIVGDSITAATE
- the bioD gene encoding dethiobiotin synthase, whose translation is MKAERRTGLFVAGTDTGVGKTLITAGLSHALRILGIDVGVMKPVETGCPTKAGRLRPLDALTLREAAGSRDAIDLINPYRFHEPLAPMVAAERSGRYIDVGRLEERFTRLADRHSVVLVEGAGGLLAPITEETSCLDLAVRLQLPLLVVIGSRLGALNHARLTVEAALHVRIPVAGVFLNHFHVDRSAARTTNLSALRRLLPVPLLGEIPHLSSKKGQALWCHPILQRLLARSLRQILPETIARGET
- a CDS encoding SPOR domain-containing protein, producing the protein MMIKLRPAILMLSLLTLLLTSCATPRQGPRPWEELSGERGLASWYGRPYHGRRTSNGEVYDMYQLSAAHREIPLGSWVEVINLNNDRSLTVRINDRGPFVDGRIIDLSYAAASLLEVTGPGVVPVRVRLTQTPQGDVGPGRYSVQVSSFTVESNALALKAELEQKISGVRMVKALVGGEAYYRIRVGHFTSRAEAQTTAERLASLGHRVLIMGSEDRP
- the lysS gene encoding lysine--tRNA ligase — encoded protein: MSEEHSLVGERMRKLAELEAAGVDPYPARFSATHLAADLHREYAGLSEEGDAGAPQVSIAGRLMSVRGHGKATFAHLQDGSGRIQIYIVRDTVGLEAYDLCKKLDVGDYLGVEGQLFRTRTGELTVRAMTVQLLSKSLRPLPEKWHGLTDVETRFRQRYLDLIVNRQVADAFRTRSRLITEIRRFLESRRFLEVETPMMQAMAGGAMARPFVTHHNALDLTLYLRIAPELYLKRLVVGGFDRVFEINRSFRNEGISTQHNPEFTMLEFYQAYADYRDLMVMTEELFAHLAKEITGGQEVIYQGQRISFAPPWPKLTLEEALVELAGLDAEVLATEDGVSATARRHGVGISPGWGRGKVLAELFDALVEPKLLQPTFIIDFPTELSPLAKAKQGDPTTVQRFELFVGGMEIANAYSELNDPREQRARFLDQLRQRDQGDLEAHGLDEDYLRALEYGMPPTAGEGIGIDRLAMLFTDSASIRDVILFPLLKPAQGEPCPESCRREDGTDAV
- a CDS encoding lipoprotein-releasing ABC transporter permease subunit; protein product: MPFELFVGLRYLKARRGHAFISLITLISIGGVALGVMALIVVLAVMSGFERDLRSKILGTNAHLWIIRHGDRGVEEPAQTLVRVRDVPHVVAVSPFTYHQVMLSTGRGAGGAVLRGIDLDSAQEVTALTRSFTEVDPVRLKGPTEGSGWRLDPEGIIIGRALATNLGVGLGGRVNVISPFGNVLTPFGLAPRMRGFTVAGIFEMGMYEYDSALAYITIATAQQFFQMGQSVTGIEVKVDDLYKAKEVGAEIQRRLGFPYVARDWMQLHRNLFAALKLEKIAMFIILTMIVLVAAFNIVSTLTMKVMDKGAEIGILKSIGATSRSIMAIFMVEGLVIGLVGTLLGTAGGAIICKLQETYKIVSLQGDVYLLDSLPILMKGTDMVLIASSTLVLSFLATLYPSWRAAKLDPVVAIRYE
- a CDS encoding ABC transporter ATP-binding protein; translation: MSEFIRADGVYKSFQIDGGPVEVLKGVDLSIEKGEFIAIVGPSGAGKSTLLHLLGALDRPTEGEIFCENVSLGQMDNGQLADFRNRTVGFIFQFHHLLPEFTALENVMMPLLVARRKRSQAREIAASLLRDVGLESRLLHRPSELSGGEQQRVAIARALGAGPKIILADEPTGNLDTKTGDATFELLHWLNRERGLTFVMVTHNEKLAHRSDRIVTILDGRIVEEPVRQAPANHSMISG
- a CDS encoding ATP-dependent Clp protease ATP-binding subunit; the protein is MFERFTERARKVIILAREEAIRLGHNFVGTEHLLLGLIREGDGLAVAILKKLNVNISAVKGEIEKIVSAGSEFSPAGEIPFTPQAKKVLEYAISEARSLGHNYIGTEHLLLGLIREGEGIASLVLRDFGVSVASAKAQAQELLGEQASKPTSSTRTPALDEFGVDLTAMARQDRLDPVIGRETEIERVIQILSRRTKNNPVLIGEAGVGKTAIVEGLAQRIVASNVPETLLRKRVVQLDLAGMVAGTKYRGQFEERLKAVVREIQTTQSIILFIDELHTLVGAGAAEGAIDAASMLKPALARGELQCIGATTLDEFRRHIEKDRALERRFQAVQVGPPSVEETILILREIKDRYEAHHCAVITDEAVTAAARLSQRYIADRFLPDKAIDVIDEAGSRARLKTLMLPQDLREMENEVERLRAQKEDAIRTQAFEVAARLRDSERKLRTELEEKKAHWKESRAKKETVVTAEEVAYIVSKWTGIPLYQIEEEESSKLIRMEQDLEKRVVGQTEAIESVSRAIRRSRAGIKNPGRPVGSFIFLGPTGVGKTELAKALAEFLFGTEDALIRVDMSEYMERFSTSRLIGAPPGYIGYDDSGQLTEKVRRRPFSVVLLDEIEKAHPDVFNLLLQIFEDGRLTDSYGRIVDFKNTILIMTSNIGARQIGLHASMGFAKGGDETVTYDKMKDTVMGELKRAFNPELLNRIDEMIVFHQLSKSELCKIIDLMLARLQLQLAERKISLVVDESAKNFLINRGFDPTLGARPLRRAIQRYVEDPLAEEVLKGRFIEGGTLRVKLEGDALTFEEVSLLEASK